In one Sesamum indicum cultivar Zhongzhi No. 13 linkage group LG12, S_indicum_v1.0, whole genome shotgun sequence genomic region, the following are encoded:
- the LOC105175785 gene encoding DNA-damage-repair/toleration protein DRT111, chloroplastic-like, producing the protein MLGGLYGDLPPPSSATDDSSTTTSATNVWSSSVKMAPSTLRKPLPPPQTILRPPNPKPKQSQTTAFSKNTIAIQPPAVENTNPNPTMSSFQPALVGVTSSVLEEYDPARPNDYEDYRRERKRKQAEAEVRRELEERERREREREEREKRERDRDRDRELSISGEEAWRRRAAMTGGGGGGGRSPSPPPLGNGGGEGFSIGKSESGGLGLGAEGKMTAAQRMMAKMGWKEGQGLGKQEQGITTPLVAKKTDKRAGVIVNASESSKKVKSVSFNGPPTRVVLLRNMVGPGEVDDDLEGEVAEECAKFGTVTRVLIFEITEPNFPHDEAVRIFIQFERAEQATKALIELEGRFFGGRVVRACFYDEERFNNNELAPMPGEIPGFF; encoded by the exons ATGCTGGGCGGCTTGTACGGCGATCTCCCCCCACCGTCTTCCGCCACGGACGACAGCTCCACCACCACATCCGCCACCAATGTCTGGTCCAGCAGTGTCAAGATGGCCCCATCCACCCTCCGCAAACCCTTACCCCCTCCTCAAACCATCCTCCGCCCCCCAAACCCCAAGCCCAAACAATCCCAGACCACTGCCTTCAGTAAAAACACTATTGCAATTCAGCCGCCCGCCGTCGAGAATACAAATCCTAACCCTACCATGTCTTCGTTTCAACCCGCTCTTGTCGGCGTCACGAGTTCCGTCTTAGAAGAGTACGACCCAGCCCGGCCAAATGATTACGAGGATTACCGCCGGGAGCGAAAGAGGAAGCAAGCAGAGGCAGAGGTCAGGAGAGAACtggaggagagagagaggagagagagggaaagggaggagagagagaagagagagagggatcGCGATAGGGATAGGGAATTGAGTATTTCTGGAGAGGAGGCGTGGCGAAGGAGGGCGGCTATGACCGGCGgcggaggggggggggggagatcGCCGTCTCCACCCCCGCTGGGTAATGGGGGAGGGGAAGGGTTTAGCATTGGGAAGTCGGAGAGTGGAGGGTTGGGACTGGGAGCGGAAGGGAAGATGACGGCGGCCCAGAGGATGATGGCGAAGATGGGATGGAAGGAAGGACAGGGTTTGGGGAAGCAGGAGCAGGGAATTACAACGCCATTGGTGGCCAAGAAGACGGATAAGAGAGCTGGGGTCATCGTGAATGCCAGCGAGTCGAGTAAGAAGGTTAAGAGTGTTAGTTTCAATGGGCCCCCTACCAGGGTTGTGCTTCTCAGGAACATG GTTGGCCCGGGTGAGGTTGATGATGATTTAGAAGGTGAGGTGGCAGAGGAGTGTGCTAAATTTGGTACGGTGACTCGTGTCCTGATCTTTGAGATTACGGAACCAAACTTCCCACACGATGAAGCTGTAAGAATATTTATTCAGTTTGAGAGAGCAGAGCAAGCAACTAAAGCCCTCATAGAACTTGAAGGTCGCTTTTTCGGAGGTAGGGTTGTACGCGCTTGTTTTTATGATGAGGAAAGGTTCAACAACAATGAATTGGCTCCCATGCCGGGTGAAATTCCTGGTTTCTTTTAA